Proteins encoded by one window of Propionispora hippei DSM 15287:
- a CDS encoding AAA family ATPase gives MLQKSESFLKCCQFIKEESLDTSRHPFCLPLFTHHTEIQFHPQITFFVGENGSGKSTLLEALAVARGFNPEGGTLNFNFSSHDSHSSLYQHIRLVKGTKRLRDGFFLRAESFYNLATSIEKMDSEGIGARVIDAFGGRSLHEQSHGESFFAAIQNRFRGQGLYILDEPEAALSPVRQMSLLSRIHELIRLDSQFIIATHSPILLAYPGALIYQLSPEGTGLQQIAYEQTDHYVITKQFLNNYQKMLDILLQ, from the coding sequence ATGCTGCAAAAAAGCGAAAGCTTCCTGAAATGCTGCCAATTCATAAAAGAAGAAAGTCTCGACACTTCCCGTCATCCATTTTGCCTTCCTCTGTTTACCCATCATACGGAAATTCAGTTTCACCCGCAGATCACCTTCTTCGTTGGTGAAAACGGCAGCGGCAAATCGACATTGCTGGAGGCCCTCGCCGTAGCGCGAGGCTTCAACCCCGAGGGAGGTACGCTAAATTTTAATTTTTCCTCACACGACTCTCATTCCAGCCTATATCAGCATATTAGACTGGTCAAGGGAACCAAGCGGCTCCGGGATGGCTTCTTCCTGCGAGCCGAGAGCTTTTACAATTTAGCTACTTCCATTGAAAAGATGGATTCCGAAGGTATTGGGGCCCGCGTCATTGACGCTTTCGGCGGTCGTTCGCTGCACGAGCAATCCCACGGCGAATCCTTCTTTGCCGCCATTCAGAACCGGTTCCGAGGCCAGGGACTCTATATTCTGGACGAGCCGGAAGCCGCCCTCTCGCCGGTAAGGCAAATGTCCCTGCTGTCCCGCATCCATGAACTGATCCGATTGGACTCCCAGTTTATTATCGCCACCCATTCCCCCATTCTGCTCGCTTATCCGGGTGCCTTGATTTACCAGCTCTCACCGGAAGGCACCGGGTTGCAGCAGATAGCTTACGAACAAACCGACCATTACGTTATCACCAAGCAGTTTCTTAATAACTATCAGAAGATGCTGGATATATTATTGCAATGA